The following proteins come from a genomic window of Trifolium pratense cultivar HEN17-A07 linkage group LG4, ARS_RC_1.1, whole genome shotgun sequence:
- the LOC123921446 gene encoding uncharacterized protein LOC123921446 isoform X2 produces MDQRNIRSPASVARQRRLRRKLILIQKRNIAFQPTSIPESSPNPMVVDNPSSVARQRRLERREKLKEKRTMFHVHRTHYAVRNGIFKRTSRSGFRSKRRRINDLGLHSLEMEGSGGNSNIGVDEDNTVIFSSAEAREYSDIGDMNVVCPKCDALVWDLEKLKKNSHTSAFEVSLCCMRGKVTIPLMIEPPLLLKNLFNGVDARSRHFISNIRSYNNMFAFTSMGGKILKGENTGRGPPNFVIGGQNYHRIGSLIPNEGYRPKFAQMYIYDTEHEVTNRLSHFSDNSTGKNLDPSLVADLLKLMDDHNILVKSFRMVREFRQLNQNIPVQLRLFRNRTADVRVYNVPEISEVAALIVGDFDSSECGRDIVVREKDGHLQRIHETHSKFIPLQYPLLFPYGEDQYSEDIRRNSLTSSLSTKRRERVTLREFGAFRMQERHSEFSGLLNSKRLFQQFSVDLYSMIEAQRLSYVRNNQSNIRSGFLLGVEEAVSRGDVDASSIGSRVVLPSSFTGGRRYMFNNCQDAMAICKKFGYPDLFLTVTCNPTWEEIQRHLYKSGNSAPYRPDISCRVFQMKLEEMMNDFKKGKYFGKVIASKLFYICFFFTYKYVFYTICKLFFLDFITFINLIGLYTIEFQKRGLPHAHILLWLHRRNKLDSPKSIDSVICAELPDEALYPKLFLAVTRFMIHGPCGIARPSSPCMRNRSCSKFYPKKFVDRTTFDESGYPVYRRRDLGVTVLKKDVQLDNRSVVPYNPSLIMKYQAHVNIEFCNKSNCIKYLFKYITKGVDRVTATLQVGDEEVVDEIQQYYDCRYLSPSESIWRLFAFDIHRRWPPVQRLTFHLRDEQRVVFKDTTNLEDVLSRNRDKNTMFLAWMEANSEYDSGRSLTYCQFPTKFVYDSKKRRWKPRKQGQSIGRLTFVPHSNRELYYMRLLLNIQVGCTCFEDIRTVDGHVYDSYREACDELGLLANDREFIDAIDELSILGTGSYVRNVFSVLLLTSCMSDPGKVFEHQWENLSDGILFDRRRALNQPDLIIPSEELKQMCLIEIDKLLRRNGLTLTDFECMPKILSPEIDPYDNLLIYNELSYGSSEMLSKHDEYFKSLNEDQMHAYDIIVSAVNNKTGGMFFVDGFGGTGKTFLWNTLSFRFRSENKIVLNVASSGIASLLLPGGRTAHSQFAIPLNLTEESCCRIEKNSKKADLLVMASLIIWDEAPMINRSAFEAFDRTLRDIMSNHVGGASEIPFGGKTVVFGGDFRQILPVVPKGGRPDIVHATINSSPLWRFCTVLKLSKNMRLQSSSDMNEMKSLTDFAKWNLDIGDGKIGVDDDGQYLIEIPDDLCIKGSGDHVRDIVDAVYPELLENISNDDFFQDRAILTPTLELVEKVNDFVLSLIPGEASEYLSCDSICKCDEDVGIDRRWITTEFLNDIKCSGLPNHKLRFKVGVPVILLRNIDVSAGLCNGTRLVINHLGKTIIGARILNGSHGGEQVYVTRMKLMPSDSNAAITFERRQFPFSLCFAMTINKSQGQTLSNVGLYLPRPVFTHGQLYVAISRVKTRTGLKILIVDENGEASNTTVNFVYREVFQKI; encoded by the exons ATGGACCAAAGAAACATTCGTAGTCCAGCATCTGTTGCTCGGCAGAGGCGTCTCCGGAGAAAGTTGATATTGATCCAAAAGAGGAACATTGCATTCCAACCTACTTCCATTCCAGAATCCAGTCCCAATCCAATGGTTGTTGATAATCCATCGTCTGTAGCTCGACAAAGACGTTtggaaagaagagaaaaattaaaggaaaaaagGACTATGTTTCATGTCCATCGAACCCATTATGCAGTTAGAAATGGAA ttTTCAAACGTACATCAAGATCAGGATTTCGTTCAAAGCGTCGTCGTATTAATGATCTTGGTCTACATTCATTGGAAA TGGAGGGTTCCGGTGGCAACTCAAATATCGGAGTGGATGAAGACAACACTGTGATATTTTCTTCGGCTGAAGCGCGAG AATATTCCGATATTGGTGATATGAATGTGGTGTGTCCGAAATGCGATGCCTTGGTTTGGGATCTtgagaaattaaagaaaaattctCATACTTCAGCATTTGAAGTATCTTTATGTTGTATGAGAGGAAAGGTTACCATTCCGCTGATGATTGAACCTCCTTTGCTTTTAAAGAACTTATTCAATGGTGTTGATGCAAGAAGTCgacattttatttcaaatattagATCATACAATAACATGTTTGCTTTTACTTCAATGGGAGGCAAGATTTTGAAGGGGGAAAATACCGGACGCGGTCCTCCCAATTTTGTCATAGGTGGACAAAACTATCATAGGATTGGAAGTTTAATTCCGAACGAAGGCTACAGACCCAAATTTGCACAGATGTATATATATGACACTGAGCATGAAGTTACAAATCGTTTGTCTCATTTTAG tGATAATTCCACGGGAAAGAATCTTGATCCATCTTTGGTAGCTGATTTGCTGAAATTAATGGATGATCATAATATTTTGGTAAAGAGCTTTCGAATGGTTCGTGAGTTTCGCCAGCTTAATCAAAACATTCCGGTGCAGCTTCGTTTATTTCGCAATAGAACGGCCGATGTCCGTGTATATAATGTTCCTGAAATTAGCGAAGTTGCTGCTTTAATTGTTGGCGATTTTGATAGTTCAGAATGCGGGAGAGATATTGTGGTTCGTGAGAAGGATGGCCATCTTCAACGTATCCACGAGACTCATTCCAAGTTTATACCGCTGCAGTATCCGCTTCTTTTTCCTTACGGTGAGGATCAATATTCTGAAGACATTAGGCGCAACTCATTGACTTCCTCTTTGAGCACGAAGAGACGTGAGAGGGTCACTTTGCGCGAGTTTGGTGCTTTTCGTATGCAAGAACGACATTCTGAATTCTCCGGTTTGTTAAACAGCAAGAGACTTTTCCAACAATTTTCAGTGGATTTGTACTCAATGATTGAGGCTCAGAGGCTGTCCTATGTCAGAAATAATCAGAGTAATATTCGTTCTGGCTTTTTGCTCGGGGTCGAAGAAGCTGTTAGTCGCGGTGACGTTGATGCTTCTTCCATTGGTTCGCGTGTTGTTTTGCCTTCGTCATTCACCGGCGGTAGACggtatatgtttaataattgtcaGGACGCTATGGCCAtttgcaaaaaatttggttatcctGATTTGTTTTTGACTGTTACTTGCAATCCAACCTGGGAAGAAATTCAGCGACATCTTTATAAATCTGGTAACAGTGCTCCATATCGACCGGATATTAGTTGCAGGGTATTCCAGATGAAATTGGAAGAGATGATGAATGATTTCAAAAAGGGGAAATACTTTGGAAAAGTAATTGCAAGTAAGTTGTTttacatatgttttttttttacatataagtATGTATTCTACACGatatgtaaattattttttttggatttcatAACATTTATAAATTTGATAGGTTTGTATACTATTGAGTTTCAAAAGAGGGGTCTGCCACATGCTCATATTCTATTGTGGTTGCACCGGCGTAACAAACTAGATTCTCCGAAGTCAATTGATTCAGTCATTTGTGCTGAGCTACCCGATGAAGCTctatatccgaaactttttttaGCTGTAACAAGATTCATGATTCATGGTCCTTGTGGCATAGCTAGGCCAAGTTCTCCCTGCATGAGAAATCGATCATGTTCCAAATTTTATCCAAAGAAGTTTGTTGATCGAACAACTTTTGATGAAAGTGGCTATCCCGTATATCGTCGTCGAGATCTTGGTGTGACGGTGCTAAAAAAAGATGTCCAGCTTGACAATCGCAGTGTTGTTCCTTATAATCCATCTCTCATAATGAAGTATCAGGCCCATGTTAACATTGAGTTTTGCAACAAATCTAATTGCATCAAGTATTTGTTCAAGTACATCACCAAGGGAGTAGATAGGGTAACCGCGACTTTGCAGGTTGGTGATGAAGAGGTTGTTGATGAAATTCAACAGTATTACGATTGCAGATATTTGTCTCCATCGGAGTCTATTTGGAGGTTATTTGCTTTTGATATTCACAGAAGATGGCCACCTGTCCAGAGACTGACTTTTCATCTGAGAGACGAACAAAGAGTCGTTTTCAAGGACACCACCAATTTGGAAGATGTTTTATCTCGAAATAGGGATAAAAATACAATGTTTCTTGCTTGGATGGAGGCAAATAGCGAATATGACTCGGGTAGAAGCTTAACCTATTGCCAATTCCCTACGAAGTTTGTTTACGATTCAAAAAAACGTAGGTGGAAGCCAAGAAAGCAGGGTCAATCGATTGGTAGACTCACATTTGTTCCTCATAGCAACCGAGAATTGTATTACATGCGACTATTGTTGAATATCCAGGTTGGTTGCACATGTTTTGAAGATATTCGAACTGTTGATGGACATGTTTATGATTCTTATCGCGAAGCTTGTGACGAGTTGGGTTTACTTGCAAATGATCGTGAATTTATTGATGCTATTGATGAACTCTCAATTCTTGGAACTGGTTCATACGTTCGTAATGTTTTTTCTGTGTTACTATTGACATCATGTATGAGTGATCCGGGGAAAGTTTTTGAACATCAATGGGAAAATCTGTCGGACGGAATCCTATTCGACAGACGACGTGCTTTAAATCAACCAG atCTCATTATACCTTCAGAAGAGTTGAAACAGATGTGTTTGATTGAAATTGATAAATTACTGCGTCGTAATGGATTGACTTTAACTGACTTTGAGTGCATGCCTAAAATATTATCTCCAGAGATTGATCCCTATGACAACTTGCTAATATATAACGAGTTGTCTTATGGTTCAAGTGAGATGTTGTCCAAGCATGATGAATATTTTAAATCTCTAAATGAAGACCAGATGCATGCTTATGATATAATTGTCAGCGCAGTAAATAATAAGACTGGTGGCATGTTTTTTGTTGATGGTTTCGGAGGTACAGGGAAGACTTTCTTGTGGAATACATTGTCTTTTCGTTTTCGCTCGGAAAACAAAATAGTTCTAAATGTAGCTTCCAGTGGCATTGCTTCTCTACTACTTCCCGGTGGAAGAACTGCTCACTCACAATTTGCTATTCCACTCAATTTAACCGAAGAATCGTGTTGCAGAATTGAGAAAAATAGTAAGAAGGCAGATTTGTTAGTTATGGCAAGTTTAATTATTTGGGATGAAGCTCCGATGATAAATAGGTCAGCTTTTGAAGCATTTGATAGAACTTTGCGTGATATCATGAGCAACCATGTTGGAGGTGCATCGGAGATTCCATTTGGTGGTAAAACTGTTGTGTTTGGTGGTGATTTTCGGCAGATTCTACCAGTTGTTCCCAAGGGAGGTAGGCCGGATATTGTTCATGCAACTATTAATTCATCTCCTTTGTGGCGTTTTTGTACAGTTTTGAAACTATCCAAAAATATGAGGCTCCAAAGTTCTTCAgatatgaatgaaatgaaatcttTGACTGATTTTGCCAAATGGAATCTTGATATCGGGGATGGCAAAATAGGTGTTGACGATGATGGGCAGTATCTTATTGAAATTCCCGATGATCTTTGTATTAAAGGTTCAGGTGATCATGTACGTGATATTGTTGATGCGGTTTACCCTGAATTGCTTGAGAATATTTCAAACGATGATTTTTTCCAAGATCGAGCTATTTTGACACCGACTCTTGAGCTGGTTGAGAAGGTTAATGATTTCGTACTATCACTAATTCCAGGTGAAGCATCTGAGTATCTAAGCTGTGATTCAATTTGCAAGTGTGATGAGGATGTTGGAATTGATCGTCGTTGGATAACAACCGAGTTTTTGAATGACATTAAATGTTCTGGATTGCCTAATCATAAGTTGCGTTTTAAGGTTGGTGTTCCGGTTATTCTTCTTCGCAATATTGATGTGTCTGCTGGTTTATGCAACGGTACGCGGTTGGTTATAAATCATCTTGGGAAAACAATAATTGGTGCACGTATATTGAATGGTTCTCATGGTGGGGAACAAGTATATGTTACAAGGATGAAGTTAATGCCATCTGATTCTAATGCTGCTATTACTTTTGAGAGACGCCAATTTCCATTTTCCTTGtgttttgcgatgactattaataaaaGTCAAGGACAAACTCTATCAAATGTTGGATTGTACCTTCCAAGACCTGTATTCACTCATGGTCAGCTTTATGTTGCTATCTCGCGTGTGAAGACAAGGACTGGTCTCAAAATTTTAATAGTCGATGAAAATGGCGAAGCTTCTAATACTACTGTCAATTTTGTTTACCGAGAAGTATTTCAGAAGATTTAA